The following coding sequences lie in one Oncorhynchus keta strain PuntledgeMale-10-30-2019 unplaced genomic scaffold, Oket_V2 Un_contig_30076_pilon_pilon, whole genome shotgun sequence genomic window:
- the LOC127923545 gene encoding protein rtoA-like, whose protein sequence is MFSMNTGTETTGSIVNTGTETTGSIVNTGTETMGSIVNTGTETMGSIVNTGTETTGSIVNTGTETMGSIVNTGTETTGSIVNTGTETTGSIMNTGTETMGSITNTGTETTGSITNTGTETMGSIMNTGTETTGSIVNTGTETMGSITNTGTETMGSITNTGTETTGSIMNTGTETMGSITNTGTETMGSITNTGTETTGSIMNTGTETMGSITNTGTETMGSIMNTGTETTGSIVNTGTETTGSIVNTGTETMGSIVNTGTETMGSIVNTGTETMGSIMNTGTETMGSITNTGTETTGSITNTG, encoded by the coding sequence ATGTTCTCAATGAACACAGGTACTGAAACCACGGGCTCTATTGTGAACACAGGTACTGAAACCACGGGCTCTATTGTGAACACAGGTACTGAAACCATGGGCTCTATTGTGAACACAGGTACTGAAACCATGGGCTCTATTGTGAACACAGGTACTGAAACCACGGGCTCTATTGTGAACACAGGTACTGAAACCATGGGCTCTATTGTGAACACAGGTACTGAAACCACGGGCTCTATTGTGAACACAGGTACTGAAACCACGGGCTCTATAATGAACACAGGTACTGAAACCATGGGCTCTATAACGAACACAGGTACTGAAACCACGGGCTCTATAACGAACACAGGTACTGAAACCATGGGCTCTATAATGAACACAGGTACTGAAACCACGGGCTCTATTGTGAACACAGGTACTGAAACCATGGGCTCTATAACGAACACAGGTACTGAAACCATGGGCTCTATAACGAACACAGGTACTGAAACCACGGGCTCTATAATGAACACAGGTACTGAAACCATGGGCTCTATAACGAACACAGGTACTGAAACCATGGGCTCTATAACGAACACAGGTACTGAAACCACGGGCTCTATAATGAACACAGGTACTGAAACCATGGGCTCTATAACGAACACAGGTACTGAAACCATGGGCTCTATAATGAACACAGGTACTGAAACCACGGGCTCTATTGTGAACACAGGTACTGAAACCACGGGCTCTATTGTGAACACAGGTACTGAAACCATGGGCTCTATTGTGAACACAGGTACTGAAACCATGGGCTCTATTGTGAACACAGGTACTGAAACCATGGGCTCTATAATGAACACAGGTACTGAAACCATGGGCTCTATAACGAACACAGGTACTGAAACCACGGGCTCTATAACGAACACAGGCTGA